Proteins from one Gossypium raimondii isolate GPD5lz chromosome 8, ASM2569854v1, whole genome shotgun sequence genomic window:
- the LOC128043017 gene encoding secreted RxLR effector protein 161-like, producing MIKIPYASTIGSIMYVMLCTRPDVSYALSMTSRYQVDPSESHWVIVKNILKFLRRTKDTILIYRGEKELSVKGYTDANFQPDKDNSRSQSSFVFCLNGGVVSWKSLNQDTVANSIIEAEYIAATEVAKEIVWIKKFISELGVVPNISHAIELHCDSNGAIAQGKEPRSHQ from the coding sequence ATGATTAAGATTCCATATGCTTCGactattggatctatcatgtatgtcATGCTATGTACTCGCCCAGATGTATCATATGCTTTAAGCATGACAAGTCGGTACCAAGTTGATCCCAGTGAAAGTCATTGGGTCATAGTTAAAAATATCCTTAAGTTCTTGAGAAGGACTAAGGATACAATCCTTATATATAGAGGAGAGAAAGAGCtcagtgtaaaaggttacactgatgctaACTTCCAACCTGACAAGGATAATTCACGATCACAATcgagttttgtgttttgccttaatggtggcGTTGTGAGTTGGAAAAGTTTAAATCAAGATACAGTAGCTAATTCTATAATTGAGGCCGAGTACATTGCAGCTACTGAGGTTGCAAAAGAGATTGTTTGGATCAAGAAGTTTATATctgaactaggggttgtgcctaACATATCACATGCTATAGAACTTCATTGTGACAGCAACGGAGCTATTGCACAAGGAAAGGAACCCAGATCTCACCAGTGA